Proteins co-encoded in one Brassica oleracea var. oleracea cultivar TO1000 chromosome C4, BOL, whole genome shotgun sequence genomic window:
- the LOC106336755 gene encoding protein FATTY ACID EXPORT 3, chloroplastic: protein MSIPMELMSIRNPNSTFLHRPHSHPPATLRSLRFQHLPNQRHHLTAPSLVSCTGLRLRFTSDTKLNRSFVAFAASHEDSEPSGVEVEKEKSVVGGDDNDSTSQEAWKQTLASVKEQVSKIQSVSSEAYNVNSQKAMTILKDTSEQLRIQAEKAKEELGTKAKEVGEEGREYILKAAEESPSDVKEIVEAFSSTEDLRDVSRTQDFHVGIPYGLLLFVGGFLSFMISGSIPAVRFGVILGGALFALSMASLKAQRLGESSAKFLKGQMAIVAIIFLRELKLVLFQRSTFMGFLTTLTSGGVLAFYGYKLVSNKEKGPNKEQGGEEDETSEGVVSREG from the exons ATGAGTATCCCAATGGAGCTGATGTCAATCAGAAACCCTAACTCAACCTTCCTCCACAGGCCTCACTCTCATCCCCCCGCCACGCTTCGCTCTCTCCGTTTCCAACACCTTCCTAACCAACGCCACCATCTCACCGCTCCATCTCTCGTTTCTTGTACTGGTCTACGTCTCCGGTTTACCTCAGATACCAAGCTTAACCGCTCCTTCGTCGCCTTCGCCGCTTCCCACGAGGATTCG GAGCCATCAGGTGTTGAGGTGGAGAAGGAGAAGAGTGTAGTAGGCGGTGATGACAATGATAGTACATCTCAGGAAGCGTGGAAGCAAACCCTTGCGTCTGTCAAAGAGCAGGTCTCGAAGATTCAGAGCGTGTCCTCCGAGGCGTACAATGTGAACTCCCAAAAGGCGATGACAATCTTGAAAGACACTTCTGAGCAGCTTAGGATTCAAGCGGAGAAGGCTAAAGAGGAGTTGGGTACGAAGGCTAAAGAGGTTGGGGAGGAAGGTAGAGAGTATATTTTGAAAGCAGCGGAGGAGTCGCCTTCTGATGTGAAGGAGATCGTTGAAGCTTTCTCTTCCACTGAGGATCTGAGGGATGTGTCGAGAACTCAAGATTTTCATGTTGGGATACCTTATG GTCTGCTTTTGTTTGTGGGTGGGTTTCTTTCATTTATGATATCTGGAAGCATTCCTGCCGTTAGGTTTGGTGTCATTCTTGGTGGAGCTCTTTTTGCGCTGAGCATGGCTAGTCTAAAGGCTCAGAGGCTTGGAGAATCATCTGCAAAGTTCTTAAAAGGACAGATGG CTATAGTGGCAATCATATTTTTGAGAGAGTTGAAGTTGGTGCTTTTTCAG AGATCTACGTTCATGGGGTTTTTGACCACCCTTACGAG TGGCGGTGTGTTGGCGTTTTATGGGTACAAGTTGGTGAGCAACAAAGAGAAGGGCCCAAACAAAGAACAAGGTGGAGAAGAAGATGAAACAAGCGAAGGGGTTGTAAGTAGAGAAGGATAG
- the LOC106336579 gene encoding non-specific lipid-transfer protein D produces MAGLMKLACLIFACMIVAGPITSNAALSCGTVSGYVAPCIGYLAQNAPAVPTACCSGVTSLNNMARTTPDRQQACRCLVGAANALPTINVARAAGLPKACGVNIPYKISKTTNCNSVK; encoded by the exons ATGGCTGGTCTAATGAAGTTGGCATGCTTGATCTTCGCCTGCATGATCGTGGCCGGTCCAATCACATCGAACGCGGCTCTGAGTTGTGGCACCGTTAGCGGCTACGTGGCACCTTGCATTGGCTACCTGGCCCAGAATGCGCCGGCCGTTCCCACAGCGTGCTGCAGCGGCGTTACTAGTCTAAACAACATGGCCCGTACAACCCCAGACCGTCAGCAAGCTTGCCGTTGCCTTGTAGGAGCCGCTAACGCCTTGCCTACTATCAACGTTGCCCGTGCAGCTGGACTTCCTAAGGCATGTGGAGTCAACATTCCTTACAAGATCAGCAAAACCACCAACTGCAACAG TGTGAAATGA
- the LOC106341615 gene encoding multidrug and toxin extrusion protein 1 — translation MQVGEEVASLTKIACPVVMTSLLIFSRSIISMWFLSHLGEVELAGGALAMGFGNITGVSVLKGLSVGMDPICGQAFGAKRWTVLSHTFQKMLCLLIVVSIPIAVAWLNIEPIFLMLGQDPDITRVSKTYMVFFIPELLAQAMLHPLRTFLRTQGLTSPLTISAIVSILLHPLFSYVFVMRMRLGVKGVAVAMAFNTMNINVGLLVYTFFSDSLIKPWQGLALRSLFRGWWPLLSLAAPSAISVCLEYWWYEIMLFLCGLLGNPKASVSAMGILIQTTGILYVVPFAISSAIATRVGHALGGGQPTRAQCTTVIGLILAVAYGLSAATFVTALRSVWGKMFTDEPEILGLISSALPILGLCEIGNSPQTAACGVLTGTARPKDGVRVNLCAFYIVGLPVAVATTFGFKVGFCGLWYGLLTAQITCLVMMLCTLIRTDWTHQVKRAEELTSSATDRSHSEEEAIHIDDDVGSNDLEIGLLQ, via the coding sequence ATGCAGGTGGGAGAGGAGGTGGCTTCGCTCACAAAAATAGCATGCCCGGTCGTTATGACGTCCCTCCTCATCTTCTCAAGATCAATAATCTCAATGTGGTTCCTTAGTCACCTCGGAGAAGTCGAGCTCGCTGGCGGTGCACTCGCCATGGGCTTCGGTAACATCACCGGAGTCTCCGTACTCAAAGGTCTTTCCGTTGGTATGGACCCAATCTGCGGTCAAGCCTTTGGAGCCAAACGCTGGACCGTACTTAGCCACACGTTTCAGAAAATGTTATGTCTCCTAATCGTCGTTTCTATACCAATCGCCGTTGCATGGCTCAACATCGAGCCCATTTTCCTCATGTTGGGACAGGACCCGGATATAACCCGAGTATCCAAAACTTACATGGTCTTCTTCATCCCTGAGCTATTGGCTCAAGCCATGCTACACCCGCTCCGAACGTTCCTCAGGACGCAAGGCTTAACGTCACCGTTGACGATATCTGCCATCGTATCCATTCTTCTCCATCCTCTATTTAGTTACGTCTTCGTCATGCGTATGCGTTTAGGCGTTAAAGGTGTCGCCGTCGCGATGGCTTTTAACACTATGAACATCAACGTGGGACTGCTCGTTTATACGTTCTTTTCGGACTCTCTAATCAAACCGTGGCAAGGGCTTGCGTTGCGGTCGCTTTTCCGCGGCTGGTGGCCGCTGCTTTCTCTAGCCGCACCAAGCGCCATCTCGGTTTGTTTGGAGTATTGGTGGTATGAGATCATGCTTTTCCTTTGTGGGCTTCTGGGGAACCCTAAAGCAAGTGTGTCGGCCATGGGGATATTGATTCAGACGACGGGGATACTCTACGTGGTTCCGTTCGCTATAAGCAGCGCTATTGCTACCCGTGTAGGGCACGCGCTTGGTGGAGGACAACCCACGCGAGCTCAATGTACGACAGTCATTGGTTTGATACTCGCGGTAGCGTATGGTTTATCAGCTGCTACTTTTGTGACGGCGCTTAGGTCGGTTTGGGGAAAGATGTTCACGGACGAACCAGAGATTCTCGGGTTGATTTCGTCTGCACTTCCGATATTGGGGCTTTGCGAGATCGGGAACTCGCCACAGACGGCTGCTTGTGGGGTGTTGACGGGCACAGCGAGGCCTAAAGATGGAGTACGCGTTAACCTCTGCGCGTTCTACATCGTGGGCTTGCCTGTGGCAGTCGCGACCACGTTTGGGTTTAAAGTTGGGTTTTGTGGGCTATGGTATGGACTTCTGACTGCGCAGATTACATGTTTGGTTATGATGCTTTGTACATTGATTCGTACTGACTGGACCCACCAGGTGAAGCGAGCGGAGGAACTTACCTCATCTGCCACCGACAGAAGTCATTCGGAAGAAGAAGCCATCCATATTGATGATGATGTTGGTAGCAATGATCTGGAGATTGGTTTATTACAATAA